One window from the genome of Bacillus mesophilus encodes:
- a CDS encoding ABC transporter permease, giving the protein MKPLWIAFLFHFREQTRSKGFRITSVVISAVILGFFAYNHFMTKQEEVVISVVNTTSFDINVEEVEGAIEGGIVSLKRVEDVKEEQEKIKTQDVDHLLIIEEKESIPLVSYFYHRYPDTSVIFPFVTQLQQQYISSVTSKHSLSPEVTKELYTTIPVEKNMLAENTGSLGIVYVFIFLMYTFILMFGQGIAMNITGEKSTRVMEVMITKIKPIYMLFAKVLSNLCAGLIQVSIFFLAGYVAYLIGWLNVDQFSIFGFEFDLSQIDANLIFAFIFFFSCGYLVYALCFAALGSLISRTEDLGSVMGPVMILVIGALMVGMRTMMDPTGMLVSFSTYFPFFSPIVAFAKFVMGEITTIELVISGGILLTSILLIAYLSSRIYVKGVMVYGEKFKWSQLSELVKKEKVRQL; this is encoded by the coding sequence ATGAAGCCATTGTGGATTGCCTTTTTATTTCATTTTAGAGAACAAACTAGATCTAAAGGTTTTAGAATTACGTCTGTAGTAATCTCGGCCGTTATTTTAGGGTTTTTTGCATATAATCATTTTATGACTAAGCAAGAAGAGGTCGTAATTTCAGTTGTTAACACAACATCCTTTGATATAAACGTAGAGGAAGTTGAAGGAGCCATAGAAGGTGGAATTGTTTCCCTAAAGAGAGTTGAAGATGTTAAAGAGGAACAGGAAAAAATCAAGACTCAGGATGTAGACCATTTACTTATTATTGAAGAAAAAGAATCAATACCGCTTGTATCTTATTTCTATCATCGTTATCCAGATACAAGTGTCATCTTTCCTTTTGTTACTCAGTTACAGCAACAATATATTTCCTCTGTAACTAGCAAACACTCGTTATCTCCAGAAGTTACAAAAGAGTTATATACAACTATACCAGTTGAAAAAAATATGCTTGCTGAAAATACCGGCAGTTTAGGGATTGTCTATGTATTTATCTTCTTAATGTATACGTTTATCTTAATGTTTGGTCAAGGTATTGCCATGAACATTACCGGTGAAAAATCAACAAGGGTAATGGAAGTTATGATTACAAAGATTAAGCCGATTTATATGTTATTCGCAAAGGTTCTCTCTAATCTTTGTGCGGGGCTCATTCAAGTCTCAATCTTCTTTCTAGCAGGGTATGTGGCCTATCTTATTGGGTGGCTTAATGTTGATCAATTTAGTATATTTGGGTTCGAATTTGATTTATCACAGATCGATGCTAACCTAATTTTTGCGTTTATATTCTTCTTCTCTTGTGGATATTTAGTGTATGCCCTGTGCTTTGCTGCACTAGGTTCACTCATTTCGAGAACAGAGGACCTTGGAAGTGTAATGGGGCCTGTTATGATTCTAGTAATTGGTGCCTTAATGGTTGGAATGAGAACAATGATGGATCCAACAGGAATGCTTGTTTCATTTTCAACTTATTTTCCGTTTTTCTCACCGATTGTAGCATTTGCTAAATTTGTTATGGGGGAGATTACCACGATTGAATTAGTCATTAGTGGGGGGATTTTATTAACTTCCATTTTGTTGATCGCTTACCTATCCTCCCGTATTTATGTTAAAGGAGTCATGGTTTATGGAGAAAAATTTAAGTGGTCTCAGTTAAGTGAGTTGGTAAAGAAGGAAAAGGTTCGCCAACTTTAA
- a CDS encoding ABC transporter ATP-binding protein, translated as MLEIVDLSKAYKGKVAVNSLSFSVSPGEVFGLLGRNGAGKTTTIKMMLGLVSPDKGSVHWNNKIGLKNVSFGYLPEERGLYPKSKVVDQLSYFAKLEGLKREEVKHSIDYWIEKFDIGMYRDKLAGELSKGNQQKVQIIATLLHNPDLIILDEPFSGLDPVNANLLAEVIMEEKKKGKVIIMSSHQMDQVEKFCENVVLMKEGRAIISGELESVKQSYGYMHLSLYGDLENIASFCGNNQYDYEQEAKKITISLTNGQDPLDILAKIKQENIVVNEVTYLRPTLHQIFVEKVGS; from the coding sequence TTGCTAGAAATTGTAGATTTATCAAAAGCCTATAAAGGTAAAGTCGCGGTAAATTCATTAAGCTTTTCAGTATCCCCTGGTGAGGTCTTTGGTCTATTAGGGAGAAACGGTGCAGGAAAGACCACAACCATTAAGATGATGCTTGGACTAGTGTCACCTGATAAGGGGAGTGTTCATTGGAATAATAAAATTGGCTTAAAAAATGTCTCGTTTGGATACTTACCTGAGGAGAGGGGACTATATCCCAAATCAAAAGTTGTCGATCAACTCTCTTATTTTGCGAAGCTCGAAGGCTTAAAAAGAGAAGAAGTGAAGCATAGTATTGATTATTGGATTGAAAAATTTGACATCGGAATGTATAGAGATAAACTAGCTGGTGAACTTTCTAAAGGTAATCAACAGAAGGTTCAAATCATTGCCACATTATTACATAATCCAGATTTAATTATCTTAGACGAGCCATTTAGTGGACTTGATCCGGTTAATGCAAACTTGCTAGCAGAGGTCATTATGGAAGAGAAGAAAAAAGGGAAAGTCATCATCATGTCCAGTCATCAAATGGATCAGGTGGAAAAGTTCTGTGAAAATGTAGTACTGATGAAGGAAGGCCGTGCTATCATTTCAGGTGAGTTAGAATCTGTTAAACAATCATATGGATACATGCATTTGTCTCTTTATGGTGATTTAGAAAACATAGCTAGCTTTTGTGGTAACAATCAATATGATTACGAACAGGAAGCAAAGAAAATTACCATATCCTTAACAAATGGTCAGGATCCTCTTGATATTTTAGCAAAGATAAAACAAGAAAATATTGTGGTCAATGAAGTTACTTATTTACGACCGACCCTTCACCAGATTTTTGTTGAGAAGGTGGGGTCTTAA
- a CDS encoding HPr family phosphocarrier protein, giving the protein MVEKKVEVKLKSGLQARPAAMFVQEANRFVSEIFLEKDGKKVNAKSIMGLMSLAVGSGAEVVLSAVGNDEQAALEALEKFVNQTI; this is encoded by the coding sequence ATGGTTGAGAAAAAAGTAGAAGTAAAGCTAAAATCTGGTTTACAGGCACGTCCAGCAGCGATGTTTGTTCAAGAAGCTAACCGATTTGTATCGGAAATCTTCCTTGAGAAGGACGGAAAGAAAGTAAACGCAAAAAGTATTATGGGTCTGATGAGTCTTGCAGTAGGTTCTGGAGCAGAGGTTGTTTTATCAGCAGTAGGAAACGACGAGCAGGCAGCTTTAGAAGCTTTAGAGAAATTTGTGAATCAAACTATTTAA
- the whiA gene encoding DNA-binding protein WhiA gives MSFASETKKELTNLQLKDCCGKAELAALIRMNGSISFSNRQLSLDIQTENAAIARRIYTLLKKYYDEVVVELLVRKKMRLKKNNVYIVRLVKNAKGILEDLHILTDGFDSIREISPSIVKKKCCKRSYLRGAFLAGGSVNNPETSSYHLEIFSLYIEHNESLCELMNVFNLNGKTLERKKGYITYLKEAEKITEFLNVIGAHQALLRFEDVRIVRDMRNSVNRLVNCETANLNKTIGAAIRQVENIKFIDRTVGLQILPDKLREIAELRVAYQDVTLKELGEMVSGASISKSGINHRLRKIDEIAEKIRAGEQLNRG, from the coding sequence TTGTCATTTGCATCAGAAACAAAGAAAGAGCTGACAAATCTTCAGTTGAAGGATTGTTGTGGAAAAGCTGAATTGGCTGCATTAATTAGAATGAACGGCTCCATTTCCTTTTCAAACAGGCAGCTTAGCTTAGATATCCAAACAGAAAATGCAGCCATTGCAAGACGTATATATACGCTGCTTAAGAAGTATTATGATGAGGTAGTGGTAGAGCTACTAGTTAGAAAAAAAATGCGTTTAAAAAAGAATAATGTGTATATCGTCCGTTTAGTGAAAAATGCTAAGGGCATATTGGAGGATTTACATATCCTTACTGATGGCTTTGATTCAATTCGTGAAATTTCACCGTCAATTGTTAAAAAGAAATGTTGTAAACGCTCTTACCTCAGAGGAGCATTTCTTGCTGGCGGCTCTGTTAATAACCCGGAAACCTCATCCTATCACTTAGAGATTTTTTCACTATATATTGAACACAATGAATCATTATGTGAATTGATGAACGTATTTAATCTGAATGGTAAGACGTTGGAGCGAAAAAAAGGCTATATTACGTACTTAAAGGAAGCCGAGAAAATAACAGAATTTCTAAACGTAATTGGCGCCCATCAAGCTTTACTTCGTTTTGAAGATGTAAGAATCGTTCGGGATATGAGAAACTCTGTAAACCGCTTAGTCAATTGTGAAACCGCTAACTTAAATAAAACCATTGGTGCCGCAATTAGACAGGTTGAAAATATAAAATTCATCGATCGCACAGTAGGTCTACAAATATTGCCAGACAAACTAAGAGAGATTGCTGAGCTTCGTGTAGCATATCAGGATGTAACACTAAAGGAACTGGGAGAGATGGTTTCTGGTGCTTCCATTAGTAAATCAGGTATTAATCATCGCCTTCGCAAAATTGATGAGATTGCAGAAAAAATTCGCGCAGGAGAACAATTAAATAGAGGATAA
- a CDS encoding gluconeogenesis factor YvcK family protein — MKTKQPRIVIIGGGTGLPVLLRGLKEYPVHLTAIVTVADDGGSSGRLRDELQIPPPGDIRNVLAALSDVEPLIVELFQHRFQNGGGLSGHALGNLLLAALTDITGDFMHAIREMGKVMNVKGKVLPAANRSIVLHAEMEDGTIVSGESKIPYSGKRIKRVFLTPEKIEPLSETIREIRKADLIVIGPGSLYTSILPNLLVPKIGEEVIKSKAKKIYVCNVMTQAGETLDYTASDHVKALYNHIGPCINTILVNDEEIPESIQALYAKELAKPVIYDTTRLSSLGLDIIHDKIINYNGEVIRHDTTKVASLLYKLLEQHETVYE; from the coding sequence ATGAAAACTAAACAACCACGAATTGTCATCATAGGAGGTGGAACAGGATTACCTGTCCTCTTAAGAGGACTCAAAGAATATCCTGTTCACCTTACCGCAATCGTTACCGTTGCGGACGACGGAGGTAGCTCGGGTCGATTGCGAGATGAACTTCAAATTCCTCCTCCAGGTGACATTCGAAATGTTCTAGCAGCTCTCTCAGATGTTGAACCTCTCATTGTGGAGCTTTTTCAACACCGTTTCCAAAATGGTGGCGGTTTATCTGGACATGCACTAGGAAATCTTTTGCTAGCAGCTTTAACCGATATAACCGGTGACTTCATGCATGCCATAAGAGAAATGGGCAAGGTTATGAATGTTAAAGGAAAAGTATTGCCTGCAGCTAATCGAAGTATTGTTCTACACGCAGAAATGGAGGACGGAACCATTGTCTCTGGTGAGTCCAAAATACCATATTCCGGGAAAAGGATTAAAAGAGTATTCTTAACTCCAGAGAAAATTGAGCCATTAAGTGAGACAATACGTGAAATCAGAAAAGCAGATCTAATTGTTATAGGTCCTGGTAGTTTATATACAAGCATATTGCCTAATTTACTTGTTCCGAAAATTGGGGAAGAAGTGATTAAGTCAAAGGCTAAAAAGATCTACGTATGTAATGTAATGACACAGGCTGGTGAAACACTAGACTATACAGCCAGTGATCATGTGAAGGCCTTATATAATCATATTGGACCTTGTATAAATACCATACTGGTAAATGATGAGGAAATTCCCGAGAGTATTCAAGCACTGTATGCAAAAGAACTGGCAAAACCAGTTATTTACGATACGACGAGATTATCTTCTTTAGGTTTAGACATCATTCATGATAAAATAATAAATTATAATGGAGAAGTAATTCGACATGATACAACCAAGGTTGCCTCTCTTTTATATAAATTATTAGAACAGCATGAAACCGTATATGAGTAA